From the genome of Acidobacteriota bacterium, one region includes:
- a CDS encoding translation initiation factor IF-2 N-terminal domain-containing protein, with protein MAKVRIYELAKRIGVPAATLLQDLQARGVEASSNFSSVDEEVLDLLKQKKKPAASPPAKTAKAAPSKAAPPQAQSPAAARPSAVKPSPAHAKQAPAPKAPAPEPPPPPKPRSMVPILHRPASSIGAKLPPAKPAAPVPPPAPEPEAEKTAPPVAPPAPEPVRSEVVPAAVAPPPPAPRKVETHAPLSEAAAPAAAGPDAEHAPVPEARPEPLPPSVPAAQTLPVQAPAPGMKRPPMLHTRPFPPPAARPVPAAPP; from the coding sequence AGGATCGGGGTGCCGGCCGCCACCCTTCTGCAAGACCTGCAGGCAAGGGGGGTGGAGGCCTCCTCCAACTTCAGCTCCGTGGACGAGGAGGTCCTGGACCTCCTGAAGCAGAAGAAGAAGCCCGCGGCGTCCCCGCCCGCCAAGACCGCGAAGGCCGCCCCCTCCAAGGCGGCCCCGCCGCAGGCTCAAAGCCCCGCGGCAGCACGGCCCTCGGCGGTGAAACCGTCGCCCGCGCACGCCAAGCAGGCGCCCGCTCCCAAGGCTCCCGCCCCGGAGCCGCCTCCGCCGCCCAAGCCGCGGTCCATGGTGCCCATCCTGCACCGGCCCGCGTCCTCCATCGGCGCCAAACTCCCGCCGGCCAAGCCCGCCGCGCCCGTTCCGCCCCCCGCTCCCGAGCCCGAGGCGGAGAAGACCGCACCGCCCGTGGCGCCTCCGGCCCCCGAACCCGTTCGCTCGGAGGTCGTTCCCGCCGCGGTTGCGCCGCCACCACCCGCCCCTCGGAAGGTCGAGACCCACGCACCCCTCTCGGAAGCCGCGGCGCCAGCGGCCGCCGGCCCCGATGCGGAGCACGCGCCGGTTCCCGAGGCCCGCCCGGAACCCCTGCCGCCTTCCGTCCCCGCCGCGCAGACCCTCCCGGTTCAGGCGCCGGCCCCCGGGATGAAGCGGCCACCCATGCTCCACACCCGCCCCTTCCCGCCCCCGGCGGCCCGGCCCGTTCCCGCCGCCCCCCCG